In Gadus chalcogrammus isolate NIFS_2021 chromosome 11, NIFS_Gcha_1.0, whole genome shotgun sequence, a single window of DNA contains:
- the ttk gene encoding dual specificity protein kinase Ttk, with translation MEEEEHTDREQQRAMFFRKLDKLKKNLNEDDTDNINQVIGSNSPESCLTFLLDLEKKSDPNLDHNHLTRLLDFHTRVFSSLPMRKHCLNESYARLLVRYAELEAIQDVNEAEAHFIVATSHSQNFAFVHIAYANFEHAQGNTRKSINILLKAMELNAKPKDLLALVLKKLQKTTVDKENLQVNTFNEPVQRGSEYEKMGSKSDGTGEFQLSSNLGSGTEYSCPSSDDHHPGWRSGSHHKRTGLGLPGRVPIIPYPIAELASDDGEGNSSRKSDAFIPNSLSRQTSGSSSSAMGTLTSAKKLTVGGDFLNFKRPDVSPEMQCWKDQASVDSTPSLHRQGRGYGSRMEDITLTLNQMGSSNSPKSCWDYLLKLEKTGNPQTDRTLLTQLKDCYAKVFSRLPIEQYTKNESYAKILVRYAELKGIEDSDDAKDHFIVARSNYKYFAFVHIAHAQFEASQGNIKKATSILSNAQALNAKPPRLLELALQNLKAGAKRLVPKEEEEEQSPVGVQFQSQGLSGFIPRPLDSIPIPALHVPTPVLPIPTPVLPIPTPVLPIPTPFLPIPTPVLPIPTPTLPIPSRLHPSMVWQTPNNQREPYASSFVTPSVRKDPPDVAFSASQSACAARPPSTPVNQVSYSHIQQNVMKALSNESITIKGKEYFILKMIGQGGSSKVYQVLDHKKQLYAVKCVNLEEADPQTVESYKNEIEHLMRLQQFSDQIIKLYDYEITDRYIYMLMECGNLDLNTWLRNRKQVLPLERKFYWKNMLEAVHTIHNHGIIHSDLKPANFVIVNASLKLIDFGIANSIQPDVTSIMKDSQVGTLNYMPPEAIKDTSSQPGKASSKISPKGDVWSLGCILYCMTYRRTPFQSITNQIAKLQAIIDPSHKIEFPDIAERDLQDVLKRCLVRNPRERISIAELLEHAYLQLDSQPSPETRLPNSDLERILTDLAALNSPNSIVRAANNLAKMCNSGRRLDVAECVKSSSQLSWKM, from the exons atggaggaagaggaacacaCTGACCGGGAGCAGCAGCGTGCCATGTTTTTTAGAAAACTAGACAAATTAAAGAAGAATCTTAACGAAG ATGACACTGACAATATTAACCAGGTCATTGGTTCAAATTCTCCTGAATCTTGCCTGACATTCCTACTGGACCTGGAGAAAAAGAGTGACCCCAATTTGGACCATAACCATCTTACCCGACTGCTGGATTTTCATACCAGGGTGTTCTCTAGTTTACCAATGCGAAAGCACTGTCTAAATGAAAGCTATGCAAGATTGCTGGTTAGGTATGCCGAGCTGGAAGC AATACAAGATGTCAATGAAGCAGAAGCCCATTTCATTGTGGCAACATCTCACAGCCAGAACTTTGCGTTTGTCCACATTGCTTATGCAAACTTTGAACACGCTCAAG GCAACACAAGGAAATCCATTAACATTTTGCTAAAAGCTATGGAACTGAATGCAAAACCCAAAGACTTGCTGGCTCTTGTGCTAAAGAAActtcaaaaaacaacagtggatAAAGAAAACCTCCAAG TGAATACTTTCAATGAACCTGTTCAACGTGGCTCTGAATATGAAAAAATGGGCAGCAAATCAGACGGTACAGGAGAATTTCAGCTGTCCAGTAATTTGGGTTCAGG GACAGAATATTCCTGCCCATCATCAGATGATCATCATCCTGGGTGGAGGTCAGGCTCTCACCACAAGAGAACTGGTCTTGGCTTG CCAGGGAGAGTCCCTATCATTCCTTATCCTATCGCTGAGCTGGCCAGTGATGATGGCGAAGGGAATTCTTCAAGGAAAAGTGACGCATTCATCCCAAACAGCTTGTCAAG GCAAACTTCTGGTTCGAGTTCCAGTGCCATGGGTACCCTAACATCTGCCAAAAAATTGACAGTAGGCGGAGATTTCCTGAACTTCAAA CGCCCTGATGTGAGTCCAGAGATGCAGTGTTGGAAGGACCAGGCCTCAgtggactccaccccctccctccacagaCAGGGGCGCGGCTACGGGTCAAGAATGGAAG ACATCACATTGACTTTGAATCAGATGGGCAGCTCAAATTCTCCAAAATCCTGTTGGGATTATTTGCTGAAACTTGAGAAGACTGGCAACCCACAGACAGACCGCACGCTCCTGACTCAACTCAAGGACTGCTATGCTAAAGTATTCTCCAGACTGCCAATTGAACAGTACACCAAGAACGAGAGCTATGCCAAGATACTAGTCAGATATGCAGAACTCAAGGG GATTGAAGACTCGGATGACGCAAAGGACCATTTCATAGTTGCAAGATCCAACTACAAATACTTTGCCTTTGTTCACATCGCACATGCACAGTTTGAAGCCTCTCAAG GCAACATCAAAAAAGCAACATCAATTCTGTCGAACGCCCAGGCACTAAACGCAAAGCCACCCAGGCTTCTTGAGTTGGCGCTGCAAAACCTTAAGGCCGGGGCAAAGAGGCTCGTaccaaaagaagaagaggaagaacagtCCCCGGTTGGGGTCCAGTTCCAGAGTCAGGGTCTATCAGGTTTTATACCTCGACCGCTGGACTCCATCCCCATACCCGCCCTCCATGTTCCCACACCTGTCCTCCCTATTCCCACACCTGTCCTCCCTATTCCCACACCTGTCCTCCCTATTCCCACACCTTTCCTCCCTATTCCCACACCTGTCCTCCCTATCCCCACACCTACCCTCCCTATCCCATCAAGATTACACCCATCCATGGTCTGGCAGACTCCCAATAACCAGAGGGAGCCCTATGCAAGCAG CTTTGTCACTCCTAGTGTAAGGAAGGACCCACCTGATGTGGCTTTCTCAGCATCGCAGAGTGCATGCGCGGCCCGaccaccctccacccctgtAAACCAGGTGTCATATTCACACATCCAACAG AATGTCATGAAGGCTCTATCAAACGAATCAATCACCATTAAAGGCAAGGAGTACTTCATCCTAAAGATGATTGGCCAAGGTGGATCCAGCAAG GTTTACCAGGTCCTGGACCACAAGAAGCAGTTGTACGCAGTGAAGTGTGTGAATCTTGAGGAGGCTGACCCCCAGACCGTGGAGAGCTACAAGAATGAGATTGAGCATCTGATGCGCCTACAGCAGTTCAGTGACCAAATCATCAAGCTGTATGACTA TGAAATAACCGACCGCTATATCTACATGCTGATGGAGTGTGGGAACCTGGACCTGAACACTTGGCTACGGAACCGCAAGCAGGTCCTCCCGCTGGAGAGGAAGTTCTACTGGAAGAACATGCTGGAGGCGGTCCACACCATTCACAACCACG GAATCATCCACAGTGACTTGAAGCCTGCCAATTTTGTCATTGTGAACGCCTCCCTGAAGCTGATTGACTTTGGCATCGCCAACAGCATCCAACCAGATGTAACAAGCATCATGAAGGACTCTCAA GTAGGAACCCTGAACTACATGCCCCCTGAAGCGATTAAAGATACGTCATCCCAACCTGGGAAAGCCAGCTCTAAG ATCAGTCCGAAAGGTGATGTGTGGTCACTTGGCTGCATACTGTACTGCATGACCTATAGACGCACCCCTTTCCAAAGtataaccaatcagatcgccAAGCTGCAAGCCATCATTGATCCCTCTCACAAGATTGAATTTCCTGACATTGCCGAGCGGGATCTGCAGGACGTGTTGAAG AGATGCTTGGTTCGTAACCCAAGGGAGCGGATCTCTATTGCGGAGCTTCTGGAGCATGCATACCTGCAGCTTGATTCCCAGCCGTCACCTGAGACAA gACTTCCGAATAGTGATTTGGAAAGAATCCTGACGGACCTGGCAGCACTCAACTCTCCCAACAGCATTGTCAGAGCTGCTAAT AACCTGGCAAAGATGTGCAACAGTGGCAGAAGGCTGGACGTGGCTGAGTGTGTAAAGTCATCTAGCCAACTATCTTGGAAGATGTGA
- the ebag9 gene encoding receptor-binding cancer antigen expressed on SiSo cells, with protein sequence MNKFIMAITQFRLFKICTCIASLLSFFKRLICRTGRGRKLSGDQITLPTTVDFPSSGTKQPEIEEWSSWDEDAPTSIKIEGGNGNVSPSAEDADNEPDYFKDMTPTIRKTQKIVLKKREPLNYLVPDGSAGFSSRLAATQDMMSFIQPSAELGEMDTWQGDANAWEDESEAAWEAEEVLRQQKMAEREKRTMEQQRKKIEKDAQRMMKKDQKIAVKLS encoded by the exons ATG AATAAGTTCATCATGGCCATCACTCAGTTCCGCCTTTTCAAGATCTGCACATGTATAGCCAGCTTACTCTCCTTCTTCAAACGGTTGATATGCAG GACTGGAAGGGGACGCAAACTCAGTGGTGATCAAATAACACTACCAACTACTGTGGACTTCCCTTCCTCTGGAACGAAACAG CCAGAGATAGAGGAGTGGAGTTCATGGGATGAAGATGCTCCGACTAGTATCAAGATTGAGGGTGGCAACGGGAACGTTTCTCCCTCTGCCGAAGATGCAGACAATGAGCCTGACTACTTCAAAGACATGACCCCCACCATCAGGAAAACACAAAAG ATAGTGCTAAAGAAGAGGGAGCCCTTGAACTACCTGGTGCCAGACGGCTCGGCAGGTTTCTCCAGCAGACTGGCAGCCACGCAGGACATGATGTCCTTCATCCAGCCCTCG GCTGAGCTGGGGGAGATGGACACCTGGCAGGGGGACGCAAACGCCTGGGAAGATGAGTCTGAGGCCGCCTGGGAGGCAGAAGAGGTTCTCAG ACAACAGAAGATGGCGGAGAGGGAAAAGCGTACCATGGAACAGCAGAGGAAGAAGATTGAAAAAGACGCGCAGCGGATGATGAAGAAGGATCAGAAAATCGCGGTGAAGCTCTCGTAA